A window of Deinococcus sp. YIM 134068 genomic DNA:
GGGTCCTCACCCCGGCGCAGGGCGTCCCGTACGGACGGAATCAGCTCGTCGCCGTACTCGAAATAGGCGTGGGTGGCGCGGGCCGCCATCGGCGAGTCGAGGAAGATGGGCACGCGCGGCACCTCGCCCGCCTCCATCAGGTCCCGCAGGGTGGCGAGGATGGTCTGGGCGCGCTCGATGGCGAAGCTGGGAATGAGAATCTTGCCGCCCGCGCGCACGCTCTGGCGCAGGGCGTCCCGGAACTCCGCGAGGGTGGCGGGCCAGCTCCGGTGGGCGTGGTCGGCGTAGGTCGTCTCCAGCACCACCGTGTCGGCGGGCGGCGGGGGCGTGGGGTCGAGTTGCAGCCCGCTCTCGCGGTTGCCCAGGTCGCCCGACATCAGGACGCGCTCGCCGTCCGCCTCCAGCAGCAGGTACGCGCTTCCCAGAATGTGCCCGGCGCGGTGCGGTGTCACCCGCAGCGGCCCGATGTTCGCCGTCTCCCCGAAGCGCAGCGCGGGCCGCAGCAGGGCGAGGGCGCGGTGAACGTCGTCCTCGTCGTAGAGGGGTTCGGGGACCTCGGCCTCCCGTCCGGCGCGGCGGGCCTTGCGGAGGTCCTGGCGGTAGCCCTCCACCTGAAGGCGGGCGGCATCGAGGAGGACCGTCCCCGCGAGGGCCGCCGTCGGCGGGGTGCAGAACACCGGTCCCCGGTAGCCCCGGCGCACGAGGAGCGGTAGCCGCCCCACATGGTCGAGGTGCGCGTGCGTCAGGATCACGGCGTCGAGGTCGCGCGGGTCGAAATCGAACGCCTCGCGGTTGCGGGCCTCCAGCTCCTCGTTTCCCTGGAAAAGGCCGCAGTCGATCAGGACCTGCCCGCCGCCCGCCCTCAGCAGGTGCGCGCTCCCCGTGACGGTCAGGGCCGCTCCCAGGCTCAGAAGGTGCATGGGGCAGTGTAGGGCGGGACCGGGCGAGTGTGCGGCAGGTCACGAAGGTGGCTGGCTTTACCCCATCTTCAGGAAGTGGGGGACCGGGGGGGCGGGGGTGTACGGTCAGGGCATGACGGTGCCCGCAGGCGGTTCCTTCCAGAAGATTTTGGTCGGCCTCGACTTCTCGCCCGCGTCCCGGCACGCGCTGGAGGTGGTGCGAGTCCGCTTTCCGGGGGCACAGGTGCGGCTCCTCCACGTCACCGACGCCCGCGTGACGGCCACGCCCGACCTGATGGGCGGCCTGACCCCGGCGATGCCCGACCCCGGCCTCCTGAACACGCTGGAGGACGCCGACGCGCGGGGGCTGGCCCGCCTCGTGCGGGAGGGCGAGGAGACCGAGCAGGTCGTCGGCGACCCGGTGACGGGCATCCTGGAGGCGGCGCGGGCGTGGGGAGCGGAGTTGATCGTGGTGGGCACGCACGCGCAGGGGGCGGTGGAGCATTTCCTGGTGGGCAGCACGGCGGAGAAGATCGTGGCGCGCAGCCCGGTGCCGGTGCTCACGGTGCGGGGACCGGGGGGAGGTCAGCGATGAAAGTCGGAGTGGTGGGAACAGGACTGGTGGGGGCGACGGCGGCCTATGCCCTCACATTGAGGGGATCGTGCGGCGACCTCGTGCTCGTGGACAAGGACGAGAAACGCGCGCAGGCCGAGGCGCAGGACATCGCGCACGCCGCGCCCGTGAGCCACGGCACCCGCGTCACGAGCGGCGGGTATGCGGCCCTGGAGGGCTGCCGGGTCGTCGTGGTCGCCGCCGGGGCCAACCAGCAGCCCGGCGAGAGCCGCCTCGACCTCCTGGACAAGAACGCGGCCATCTTCCGGGACCTTGTTCCACAGGTAGCAGAGAACGCGCCGGACGCCGTGTTCATCATCGCCACGAACCCGGTGGACGTGCTCACCGACCTCGCCACCCGCCTCGCGCCGGGGCACGCGGTCCTCGGGTCGGGCACGGTGCTCGACTCCGCCCGCTTCCGGCACCTCATCGCCGCCCACGCGGGAGTAGACGCCACCCACGTCCACGGCTACGTCCTCGGCGAGCACGGGGACAGCGAGGTGCTGGCGTGGAGTACGGCCACGGTCGCGGGCCTGCCCGTCGAGAGCTTCCTGCGGGCGCGCGGGCGTGAGTGGACGGACGAGGTGCGGGCCGACATCGACGCGGGCACCCGTGACGCCGCCGCCGCGATCATCGAGGGCAAGCGGGCGACCTACTACGGCATCGGCGCGGCCCTCGCCCGCATCGCCGAGGCCGTCCTGAACGACCGCCGCTCCGTCCTCACCGTCAGCGCCCCGACGCCCGAGTACGGCGTGAGCCTCAGCCTGCCGCGCATCGTCGGCGCGCGGGGCGTGGAGGACACGCTGATGCCATCCCTGACGCCCGAGGAGGAGCGGGCGCTGGGGGCGAGCGCGGAGGTGCTGCGGAAGACGGGGGAGCGGCTGGGGTAGAGGGACTCTCCTCAGAACATCCCGTTTCCGTTCTTCGAGGTCTTCGGGATGGCCTGAAGGGCGTCCCAGTGTTCCACCACGCGGCCCTCGTCGTCCAGCCGGAAGATGTCGATGCCCGCATACTCGTGGTCGCCCGGCCAGACCTGATGACAGTGGAGAACCACGAAGTTTCCCTCGGCCAGGACGCGTTTGAAGTCCACCCGTTTATCGGGGTACTCCCGCGCCATCCTCTCGAAGTAGCGGACGAAGCCCTCCTTGCCGTCCTCCACATGCGGGTTGTGTTGGATGTACACGTCCCCGGCGTACCGCTCGATGGCCTCGGCGGGACGGTTCAGATTGAACATCAGGTCGTAGAAGGCGACGACGTTCTGCTTGTTGCGGGTCAGGGCGTCCATGACTGGGGACCTCCGGGCGGACGATTTCAGGGTTCCGTACCCGTCCTCCCCAACTGTAGCCCCACCGAAAACCCCCCGGCTCAGGGCGCAGGGGGATTTGGAGGAGTGGGGGGCGTTTCGGGAGGAGGCGTGGGCGTCGTTCCCGGCGGCGCAGTGGGCGATGCGGGCGTCGTGGTCGGCGTCTCCCCCTCTGCCGCCTCCCCGTCCTGAAACTCGCCCGTGATCGTGCCGCCCTCGCCCGCGCGGGCCACCACCTCGTTGCGGTCGAGGTCGTACAGCAGCTCCTGGGCGCGCAGCACGTCGCGGCCCTGCACGCTCTCGGCGGGCTGCTCGGGCGTGCCGATGAGGCGGGCGGTATTCGCCGCGTCGTCGTATTCCACGCGGGCCGCCTTGCTCACGCGTCCGCCCTGGCTGTTGAGGACCACGTTGCCCACCAGCGTCGTCTGCTCGGCGTCCACATCCACCTCGATGCGCTCGCTCTGGCCCGTCAGGGGGCCGTCATCGCTCGGGCGGGTGAAGCCGATGGGGCCGTCGATGCGGGCGATGCCGTCCACCTCGTCATACACGAGCTTCTGGCCCTTCAGCTCCGTCTTGCCCTGGGTGACGAGCACCGTGTCGGGGGCGGGCTTGGGGGTCGCCTCCACGGCGCAGCGGCTCAGGCGGTCGGTCTTGCCGGGGGGCACCTCGTCGAGGAAACGGGCGGCCCCGGCGCTCGCCTCCACCCGCCCGTCGCCGCCCTCGCCCTCCTCCCCCTGCCGCTGGGTGACGAGGGCCAGCGGCACCCGGATCACGTTCTTGTCGATGGTGATGCGGACGCCGCCCGCCCCCGACTCGCTGAAGACGGCGAGGCTTGGGGCGTCCTGGGGTTCGTCGTCCTGCGGGCTACAGATCGTGAAGATGCCCGTCTCGTCGCTGCTGCCCGTCCGCACGATGCGGATGCGCCGCTCCTCGCCGTCGTCGCCCTCGCGCACGAGTTCAAGGCTGGCGTTCTCGGCCTCGGCGGGGGGGGAAGTCTCGGTTGGCGTCGGTGTCGGGGCCGGGTTCTCCTGGGCGGGTGGGGTTGGAGTAGACGTGGGCGGCGCTCCCGTCTCCTGCGCCAGCACCCACGCGGGCAGGGCGGCCCCCAGGGTGAGGGCCAGCGTCAGGGTGAGGAGTCGCCGCACGCCCGCCCCGGCTTAGTTCTCGCCGCGCAGGCGGAACTGCTCGGTCGGAATCTTGTACGCCGTGTTCAGGGCACGCACGCGGGCGAGGTCGGTTCTCTGTTCCAGAGCGCCGCTCGCCGGGGCGCGCACCGTCGCCTTCGTGCGGCTGTCCACGCTGACGGCGTTGCCGACGACATAGGCGACGTTCTTCCGGTCGTCGTAGTACACGGCGTTCCCGGTGGTCGTCAGGGTCCCCTGCACGAGCCGCACGCCGCCGCGCACGTACAGGGTCTTCGTCTTCGTCAGGGCGCGGACCTCCTGCCCGGTGATGACGAGTTCCTTCTGGTTGCCCCGCGCGGCGCGGGTGAGGCTGGGAGTGCCCGTGAGCTGCGCGAGTTCGCGGTCCTCGTCGAAGGTCAGGCGGTCGGCCTTGCCCGTCTGGCTGCCGCTCCTGAGCAGGACGGTTCCCGTGCTGGTGGAGACGTTGTTGTCCACGTCGAGGCTCATCTGCCCGGCGCTGATGTTCACGGGGTCGTCCTCGCGGTTGGCGGGCACGAAGGTCGCGCTCGGGCCGCCGCCCATCACACCCTGCCCGGTCGCCTCGCTGTAGGCGAGCTGCCCGCCCTTCGCGGTGAGGCGTCCGCGCGTGACGACCACGTTGCCCGTGAAGTTGGAGGTCCGCCTGCCCTTCGCCTGGATCAGCGGCGTTCCGGCGGGCGCGGCCAGGGAAGCCTGCGCCGCCTGAATCTGGAGGGTACTCACGGTCGCCTTGACCGGGCTGCCCGTGAAGGACAGCGGCCCGTTCCGCAGGTCGCCGCGCGGCGCTCCCTGGATGTTGATGATGCGGCTCTCCGGGGCCGAGCCTTGGGCGAGCACGGTGGTCGCGGCGAGCGCGAGGGTGAGGGTCAGGTTCTTCTTCACGAGGGTTCTCCTGTTGGGGTGGGGCCGCCAAACGGCACACGCTTGCCGTTCTCGCAGACCTCGGTCGCGTCGGGGTTCCAGCCGAGGGTGGAGTCCTCGCCGCTGTCCTCGACCTGGAAGCCGAAGCTCATCCGCATCCGGGTCACACGTCCGGTCAGCGAGGGGGAATCCACGACCGCGACGGGGGCGCTGAAGCCCGACCCCTGCTCCACGCGGACGGGCTGCTCCGGCGTGCCGGTGAGGTTGATGCGCGCACACTGCTGCACGAGCGTGATTTCGGCCTGACGGGTCAGCATGTTGTCCTGCCCGTCGATGGTGAGGTCGGGGGCGGCGAGCATGGCGTCGAGGGTGAACTCGCCCGTCGGCTGCCCGTCGGGGCCGCGCTCCCGCAGCCAGCGCCCGCCGTCCGACAGGCCCGCGAGCCGCGTCTCGCCCTTCAGGGGGTCGCTCGTCACGTCCGAGGCCCGGAAACGCCACACCGCGCCCTCGTCGCGCGCCGGGTAGAGGGTCAGGGCCACTCCCTGGAGGCGGGCACCCGTGCCCGTGTCGCTCTCTTCCCCGGTGGGCAAAAATGCGAACACGAGCGCGAACACGCCCAGAAAGGCCAATCCGTACAGCCCCGCCTTCAACACGGGGGCAATCTAGCGCGGGGGTCCGGTGAGAGTGATGGGCAGCGCCTGACGCGGGTGAGGAACGGCGGGGGAGGTCGGAGGGGGTGCCGTGCGCGGGAAAGGAACGCCACCGCGCACCGCGTCCCGCCACCCGCGTACCCTCTTCCCCATGATCGACACCCACTGCCACCTCGACTACATGGGCGACCCGGCCTCCGCGCGGGGCGAACTCGGCCTGACGGGGATGGTGTGCATCGGCGCGAGCGTGGAGCATGCCCGCAACGCCGTCGCCCTCGCCGAACGCTTCCCCGACGTGTGGGCGACCGTGGGCCTGCACCCCACCGACACGGACGAGGACGGCCCGGAGGCGCGGGCGGTCCTGGAGCGTCTCGCCACCCACCCCCGCGTCATCGGCATCGGGGAGAGCGGGCTGGACGACTACTGGGACGACACGAAACGGGCGGCGCAGGTCGCGGCCTTCGAGTGGCAACTCGACCTCGCGCGGCGGACGGGCAAGCCCCTCGTCATCCACGTGCGGGACAAGCTAGGGCAGGACCGGGCACAGCGCGGCGTCGTGGATGTGCTCGCCGCGTGGCCGGATCAACCCGTCATCCTCCACTGCTTCAGCGGCCACGCGGGGCTGCTCGCGTGTGGGCTAGAGCGGGGAGCTTACTTCGGCTTCGCGGGCAACACGACCTATAAGAACGCGCGCGAGATTCAGGACGCCGCCCGCACCGTCCCTCTGGACCGCCTGCTCGTGGAGACGGACGCGCCCTTCCTCGCCCCCGTGCCGAAGCGGGGCAAACCCAACCGGCCCGGCTACGTGCGCCACACGTTGGAGTTCATCGCGGAATTGCGGGCGACGACGGCTGAGGAGTTAGAGGCGGTCACGGACGCGAACGCCCGCCGCGTCTACGGCCTTCCCACACCCTAAACTCCAGGCGAACACCTCCAACCTCAACCCGTGCAGAGGGCCGAACCCACTCACCACGGACCACTGACCACGGACCACTCACCACTGACCGGAGTCCCCATGATTGACGAATTCGCCGTCCAAGACCTCCTGCCTACCGACGAGAGACTGATCCGCGAGAGCGTGCGCGCCTACTGCGAGGCCGAACTCATGCCGCATGTCGGCGAGTGGTGGGACCACGCCGAGTTGCCCGTGCGCGACGTGATGCGCGGCTTCGGCCAGATGGGACTGCTCGGCCCGACCACGCCCGAGGAATACGGCGGCTCCGGCGTGTCCTACAGCGCCTACGGGGCGATGATGTACGAGCTGGAGCGGGTGGACAGCGGCCTGCGGAGCGCGGCGAGCGTGCAGGGCAGCCTCGTGATGTACCCCATCTTCACCTACGGCTCGGAGGAGCAGAAGCGCAAGTACCTCCCCGGCCTCGCCTCCGGTGAGCTGATCGGCTGCTTCGGCCTCACCGAACCCGACGGCGGCTCGGACCCCGGCGCGATGCGGACCCGCGCCCGCCGCGACGGGGACGAGTACGTCCTCAGCGGCAACAAGATGTGGATCACCAACTCGCCCGCCGCCGACCTCGCCGTGGTGTGGGCGAAGGACGAGGAAGGTGTGGTGCGCGGCTTCATCGTGCCGACGGACGCACCGGGCTTCAAAGCGCCCGCGCTGCACCGCAAGATGAGCCTGCGCGCCTCGGTGACGGGCGAGATCGTGCTGGAGGACTGCCGCATTCCCGCCGAGAATCTATTGCCCGGCTCGAACGGGTTGAGGTCGCCCCTCTCCTGCCTGACCTCCGCCCGCTTCGGCATCGCGTGGGGGGCGATGGGGGCGCTGGAGGCGGTTCTCCAGACGGCGCTGGACTACACGGGCAGCCGCACCACCTTCGGCAAGCCCATCGCGGGACGCCAGCTCGTGCAGGACAAGCTGGTGAGGATGGCGACGGACCACACGACGGGCCTTCTTCTCGCGTGGAGGCTGGGGCAACTGCGCGACGCGGGGCGCATGAACTTCGCGCAGGTCTCGATGGCGAAGCGCAACAACGTGCGGGTGGCGTTGCAGGGAGCACGCCTCGCCCGCGAGCTGCTGGGCGGCAACGGCATCACCACCGAGTACCCGATCATCCGCCACATGCTCAACCTGGAGACGGTGGACACCTACGAGGGCACCCACGACATTCACACGTTGATCGTCGGACGGCACCTGACGGGGGTGGGGGCTCTGGAGTGAGTGGGGGAAAGCCACACGTCTTCCTCGCCCCGGACGGGACGCGCGAGCCTTACGTGTTCGTCATCGTGGAAGCACCAACAGGCGTAACTTACGGTGAGCAGTGTGCGGGATACGCCAACGATCAGCGTCAGCTCGAAGGCTTTCTAATTCCGACTTTCGCCAATGCTGAGCCACTTGTTAACTTCTTCGGTCGGTTCCAAGGTTCGCCGCCCGGCAATCTGGAGGAGTGGAAGGCGCGTGATGTGGAGGAGTTGGCCGAATTGGTCGTAGGGCTAAGAATATGGCGCACGTACTCCAACGAGGACGAACGGAACGACGAACCACACTTTCTAAAACTGGACCGTGACCGTTTGGCGGAGTCTACGGAAGCATGGGTGCGGGTTCTCACGCCTTATGGGCCGGGCGTGCTGGTCTTCCCAAACAGCGATTAAACCTCACCACCCCTACCGCTCGAAGGAGTACGCCCCCTCACCTCACGTCAATAGCGCGATCTGCTGCGGATTGGCCCGCAGGACGGCCCGGCCCCGCGTGTACAGTTCGCTGATGGCCTGCGGCCCGAAGATGCGCGTGAGGCGGGTGCTCGTCAGCTCCACCGTGCGGCCCGCGAAGCGCAGGCGGACGAGGTTGATGGTGCCGGGGACCCAGGTGCACGACAGTTCCTGCATGGTGTTCTCCTCCAGAGGCCGGGGCGGCCAGGACCAGGCGAGACGCGACAGGAACCGCACGGTGGGTCCCGGTCGGTGCGAAGCGTGATGGGTGAAGCGCGGTGCCCTCATCTTAAGTCAGCTTCGTCAGGAAACGTGGGAGCTTTCTCACCTCTCCCAGACCGAATCTTCGCCTGAGCGTGCGCCCCCGTGCTTGACTGCGCCCATGACTCATATGCCCGGCCCAGACAGCCTGCTCGCCCTGGCCTTCCCATCCGACCCGCAGGTGAGCGCCGACGGTGCGCGTGTCGTTTTCGTCCTCTCGCGCATCGAGGAGGAGGACCCGGCACGGCTCAAAGACGGCTTCCCGAAACCGCGTTACCGCTCCCACCTGTGGATGTCGGAGGGGGGCGAGGCCCGGCAGCTCACGCGCGGGGAGGGCCGGGACACGTCGCCGCGCCTCTCGCCGGACGGGGAGACGCTGGCCTTCGTGCGCGAGGGCGGCGGCGAGAAGGGCCAACTCTTCCTGCTGCCGTTGACGGGGGGTGAGGCCCGGCGAGTGACGCGCTTCAAGAACGCGGTGACGGACGTGGCCTGGAGTCCCGACGGACGCTTCCTATCCTTTCTGAGTCTCGGTGACGACGAGGACAAGCGTGACGAGCGCGGCGAGGCCCGCGTCATCACCCGCCCGCGCTACCGCTTCAACGGGCGCGACTGGCTGCCCGAACGGCCCACCCGGCTGTGGCTCTACGACGTGGCGACGGAGGAATTGCGCGAGTGGCACGCGCCGGAGATCGAAATTACCTCCTACGCCTGGTGGCCCGATTCACGCGGCGTTCTCCTCGTCTCCAGCCAGACGGAGGACGACGCGGCGCAGTGGCGGCAGGAGGCGGACACGCTGCTTCCTGGCGGGGAGCGCACCCGCCTCACCCGCTGGAACTCCGCGATTACCTCGGCCACGCCCCACCCCGACGGGGAACGCTTCGTCCTCGTGGGCCGACCGGAGGGCAAGGGCAGCCCGGAGGACCCCCACCTCTTCCTCGTGGAGGGGGACGGCACGTGGCGGCGGCTGGACGAGGGGTGGGACCGCCCGGTCGGCAATCTGGTGGGTGGGGACTGTCACGTGGGAGCTTTCCCCGAGCGCCCCGCGTGGCTGGACGGGGAGACGCTGCTCTTTGCCAGCACGGTCGGCGGCTCGTGCGGTCTTTTCCGGGTGGGATTGGACGGCGCGGTCACGCCCCACGACCACCGCGAGGACGGGGTAATCTGCGCCTTCACCGCGCGGGGGGGCGGCGTCGCCCTCATCCGCGAGCGGGCCGACCGCTTCCCGGAGGTGGAGCTGAACGGGGTGCAGGTGACGGACCTCCACGCCCAGCTCCCGTTCCCCGTCCGGGCACCGGAGCGCGCCTGCTTCACCAACGACCTCGGCGAGGGGGAGGGCTGGGTCCTGCTGCCGGACGGGGAGGAACACGTGCCCGCCCTGCTGAGCATCCACGGCGGGCCGCATACGGCCTACGGCCACGCCTTCATGCACGAATTTCAGCTTCTCGCGGCGCGGGGGTACGGGGTGTGCTACGGCAACCCGCGCGGCAGCGTCGGCTATGGGCAGGCGTGGTCGCAAGACATCCACGGGCGTTGGGGCAGCGTGGACATGGATGACCTGCTGGCCTTCCTCGACGTGTGCATCACGACCTTCCCGCGTCTCGACGGCGAGCGCATGGGCGTGATGGGCGGAAGCTACGGCGGCTACATGACGAACTGGATCACGGCGCACACGAACCGCTTCCGCGTCGCCGTCACCGACCGGAGCATCTGCAACCTGATCTCGTTCGGCGGCACCTCGGACATCGGCGGGCGCTTCTGGGACGACGAACTCGGCCTGAACTTCCACCGGAGCGCGGACACTCCCCGCCTGTGGGCGATGAGTCCCCTCGCCCACGTGGAGAACGTGCGGACCCCGACGTTGATCGTCCACAGTGTCCTCGACCACCGCTGCCCCATCGAGCAGGCCGAGCAGTGGTACGCGGCCCTGCGTCTCCACGGCGTTCCCTTGCGCTTCGTCCGCTTCCCCGGCGAGGACCACGAACTCTCGCGCTCAGGCAGACCGGACCGCCGGATGGGGCGGCTGGAGGAGTATCTCGGCTGGCTGGACGGGTATCTGCTGGGAGACAGGTAGAGGAAGTGGTCGCCGGGCGGCTCGGGCCGTTCATCCCCTCCCGGCCTTCCCCCCAAGATGCTGGATATAAATTGCGGGCTGGCTGAGAGAAGCGTTTTCAGCGTCTGGAAAGAGGACAGGCGGTGCTCGTCACCCTCCTCCCCCACAAGGAGGGAGAAAAGACCGCCTCCATTGCTCTTCCACCCTTCGCCCCTCCAAAAAGAGAAGGCCGGGCAACCCGCACCCGACCCCTCGACCCCTCGACCTCTAGACCCCTAAACAGCCAGGCCTCACTCCTCGTTGCGCCGATTCCCCCAGCCCCGGTCCGTGCGGGCGCGCGGACGGAAGCCCTCGCCCTGGCCGCCGCCCTCCCCACCCTGCGGACGGGACTCGCGGTCGCCCCCGCCCTGGAAGCCGCCACGGTCCTCGCGCGGACGGAAGCCGCCACCCTGACCCTGAGCGCCCCGGTCGTCACGGGGGCGGAAGTTGCCCCGGTCGCCGCCACCCTGATAGCCGCCACGGTCGCCGCCCTGGAAGCCACCCCGGTCCTCACGCGGACGGAAGCCGCCACCCTGACCCTGAGCGCCCCGGTCGTCACGGGGGCGGAAGTTGCCCCGGTCGCCACCCTGATAGCCGCCACGGTCGCCGCCCTGGAAGCCACCCCGGTCCTCACGCGGACGGAAGCCGCCACCCTGCCCACCCCGGTCGTCACGGGGGCGGAAGTTGCCCCGGTCGCCGCCACCCTGGTAGCCGCCACGGTCGCCACCCTGGAAGCCACCCCGGTCCTCACGCGGACGGAAGCCGCCGCCCTGGGTGCCCCGGTCCTCGCGGGGCTTGAAGCCGCTCGCCTGGGTGCCCTGGCTCTCGCGCAGTTCGCGCATCTCGCGGCGCAAACCACGGATTTCCTTGCTCTGGGCCTCCAGCATCTCCTTCATCTCACCGAGGAGGGCCAGGAGATCGTCGGCGTCGATGTACTCGTCCTCGCCCTCTTCGCCTTCAGCGTCCTCGTCCTCACCCTCGCCCACATTGCCGCTGTCCATTGCGGCGGCGAGGCCCTCCTGCTCGGCCTCCTCAGCGTCCAGCACGGGGTCCTCGTCGGGTTCGCCCTGGAGCTGGGGCAGCACGTCGCGCAGCTCCTCCGGGGTCTCGTGCAGGTCGCCCCGTGGGTCAAGCTCGTTGGTGTCGTTGGTCATGGTGATCCTTTCTCCGCGCGCTCGCGCAGACGTACCCCGGAGTCTACCACCGGGGGGCGGTTAGCCGTCGGCGTTCAGCCGCCAGCGCGACCGCAGAGGCGGAGGGCAACCCCTCAGTCAGCTTCGCTGGGGGGAGCCTGTTCTGCTTCTGCCTCCCTTTTAGGGGGAGGTGCCCCGCAGGGGCGGAGGGGTCGCCCGTCGGCCAGTGAAACAGGGGAACGGCGTTCGCCAGACGACGCACCTACCGCCGGAAGATCGCCAGCAGCGCGGAGGCGGGCAGCCGCATGAGCGCCCCCGCCGCGAGGCCCCCCAGCACGGCAAGGAGGACGTGCAGCGACGCGGCGAGCCACAGGGCGACGAAGACGAAGGTGCCCGCACTTCCCGCGAGGATCAGGGCGATGGCGGCGGGCGTTGTCCTCGGGACGCCACGATTCGAGGTCCATGCGGCGAGGATGATACGCAGGCTCCAGGTGGATGCCCGGTTTCCGCCAAGCCCGAGTTTGGAAGCCCCGGTCATGGTCGTGCGGCGTGACCCTCCTATACTCGCCCCCATGAAGCTCGCCGCCGCCCTCCTCCCTCTGCTGGCCCTCGGCACCGCGTCGGCCCAGAACGCCGCTCCCCGTACCGTGACCATCGGCCTCGGCTACCTGCCCAACGTGCAGTTCACCCCTTTCTACGTGGCCGACAAACTGGGGTATTTCCGGGCGGAGGGGGTGAACGTGCGGTTCCAGCACGGCTTCGTCTCCGAACTCATGCCGCTGCTGCTTCAGGGCAAGCTCGACTTCATCGTGGGGGACCCCGAGGACGCGATCTTCGCGCGCAATCAGGGCGCGCCCGTGCGCTACGTGATGGCGATGTACCAGAAACTTCCCGTGACGATCTTCAGCACGAAGCCCCTGAATGGGGCCGCCGACCTGCGGGGCAAGACGGTCGGGGTGCCCGGCACTTTCGGCAGCTCCTACGCCGCGCTGCGGGCCGTGCTGGACGACGCGGGACTGCGGGAGGGGCGCGACGTGCGGGTTGCCTCCATCGGCTTCACGCAGCTCGACGCCGTGCGCGCCGGGCGGGTGGACGCCGCCGTCGGCTTTGTGAACAACGAGGTCGTGCAGCTTCGCGCCTCGGGCACGCGGGTGGGCACGATTGACGTGACCGCCGCCTACCCGATGGTCGGCTCCGGCCTGATCACGCTGGAGAAGACGCTCACCGGCGACCTCGCCCGGCGGGTCGTGCGGGCCTCGCAACGCGGGTTGAAGTTCACGGTGGCCGACCCCGCCCGCGCCTTCCGGGTGGCCCAGCCCGTCTTCGGCACGGGCGGCGGCACGCTGGACATCCTGCGGGCGAGCGTGCCCCTGATGCAGAGCGCGTACACCCGCGCCAACGGCCTCGGCGCGAGCGACCCCGCCGCGTGGACGAAGGCGGTCGCCGCGCTCGTGAGGCAGGGCAGCCTCCCCGCCGGGGCGAGGGCGGGCACCTTCTACACCAACAGCCTGATCAGCAAGACGGTGCGCTGAGGCCCTGGACCACGGCTCTCTCCCCTCTTTGCAACTTCCGATGCACGCCCCCGCCCTCCGGCCCCACTATCCTGACCGGGTGGCGGCCATCGAGACGCGGGAATTACGCAAGGAGTACCGGGGGCGGGCGGTCGTGGACGGCCTGAGCCTGACGGTGGGGGAAGGGGAGGTCTTCGGCTTCCTCGGCCCGAACGGGGCGGGCAAGAGCACCACCGTCAAGATGCTGCTCGGCCTCGTTCACCCGTCCGGCGGGGAGCTGCGCGTGCTCGGCGGCCACCCCTCCGACCCGGCGGTGCGCGCCCGCCTGGGCTTCCTGCCCGAGCAGTTCCGCTTCCAGACGTGGATGACCGCCGAGGAGTTCCTGCGCTTCCACGGGCGGCTCGCGGGGCTGCGGGCGGACGAACTGCGGGCGCGCGTACCGGGGGTGCTGGAGACGGTGGGCCTCGGCGGGCGCGGCGGCGAGTCGCTCGGCGGGTACTCGAAGGGAATGCTTCAGCGCGCGGGCCTCGCGGCGGCGATTCTGGCACGGCCCCGCCTCGTCTTCC
This region includes:
- a CDS encoding acyl-CoA dehydrogenase family protein, producing the protein MIDEFAVQDLLPTDERLIRESVRAYCEAELMPHVGEWWDHAELPVRDVMRGFGQMGLLGPTTPEEYGGSGVSYSAYGAMMYELERVDSGLRSAASVQGSLVMYPIFTYGSEEQKRKYLPGLASGELIGCFGLTEPDGGSDPGAMRTRARRDGDEYVLSGNKMWITNSPAADLAVVWAKDEEGVVRGFIVPTDAPGFKAPALHRKMSLRASVTGEIVLEDCRIPAENLLPGSNGLRSPLSCLTSARFGIAWGAMGALEAVLQTALDYTGSRTTFGKPIAGRQLVQDKLVRMATDHTTGLLLAWRLGQLRDAGRMNFAQVSMAKRNNVRVALQGARLARELLGGNGITTEYPIIRHMLNLETVDTYEGTHDIHTLIVGRHLTGVGALE
- a CDS encoding DUF6210 family protein, yielding MFVIVEAPTGVTYGEQCAGYANDQRQLEGFLIPTFANAEPLVNFFGRFQGSPPGNLEEWKARDVEELAELVVGLRIWRTYSNEDERNDEPHFLKLDRDRLAESTEAWVRVLTPYGPGVLVFPNSD
- a CDS encoding S9 family peptidase yields the protein MTHMPGPDSLLALAFPSDPQVSADGARVVFVLSRIEEEDPARLKDGFPKPRYRSHLWMSEGGEARQLTRGEGRDTSPRLSPDGETLAFVREGGGEKGQLFLLPLTGGEARRVTRFKNAVTDVAWSPDGRFLSFLSLGDDEDKRDERGEARVITRPRYRFNGRDWLPERPTRLWLYDVATEELREWHAPEIEITSYAWWPDSRGVLLVSSQTEDDAAQWRQEADTLLPGGERTRLTRWNSAITSATPHPDGERFVLVGRPEGKGSPEDPHLFLVEGDGTWRRLDEGWDRPVGNLVGGDCHVGAFPERPAWLDGETLLFASTVGGSCGLFRVGLDGAVTPHDHREDGVICAFTARGGGVALIRERADRFPEVELNGVQVTDLHAQLPFPVRAPERACFTNDLGEGEGWVLLPDGEEHVPALLSIHGGPHTAYGHAFMHEFQLLAARGYGVCYGNPRGSVGYGQAWSQDIHGRWGSVDMDDLLAFLDVCITTFPRLDGERMGVMGGSYGGYMTNWITAHTNRFRVAVTDRSICNLISFGGTSDIGGRFWDDELGLNFHRSADTPRLWAMSPLAHVENVRTPTLIVHSVLDHRCPIEQAEQWYAALRLHGVPLRFVRFPGEDHELSRSGRPDRRMGRLEEYLGWLDGYLLGDR
- a CDS encoding ABC transporter substrate-binding protein, with the protein product MKLAAALLPLLALGTASAQNAAPRTVTIGLGYLPNVQFTPFYVADKLGYFRAEGVNVRFQHGFVSELMPLLLQGKLDFIVGDPEDAIFARNQGAPVRYVMAMYQKLPVTIFSTKPLNGAADLRGKTVGVPGTFGSSYAALRAVLDDAGLREGRDVRVASIGFTQLDAVRAGRVDAAVGFVNNEVVQLRASGTRVGTIDVTAAYPMVGSGLITLEKTLTGDLARRVVRASQRGLKFTVADPARAFRVAQPVFGTGGGTLDILRASVPLMQSAYTRANGLGASDPAAWTKAVAALVRQGSLPAGARAGTFYTNSLISKTVR
- a CDS encoding ABC transporter ATP-binding protein; translation: MHAPALRPHYPDRVAAIETRELRKEYRGRAVVDGLSLTVGEGEVFGFLGPNGAGKSTTVKMLLGLVHPSGGELRVLGGHPSDPAVRARLGFLPEQFRFQTWMTAEEFLRFHGRLAGLRADELRARVPGVLETVGLGGRGGESLGGYSKGMLQRAGLAAAILARPRLVFLDEPTSALDPIGRVEVREIIERLRAEGVAVFLNSHLLSEVEQVCDRVAFVKAGRVLRQGTMRELMGGVLPVEVRVDHLPPGLLAALGQIGEVRHTDTNTPGRASVELWLDREDRLPALADAVHAHRARLYALTPRRPDLETMFLELIEDTPEAARPARPPEVARA